The nucleotide sequence CATCTGCTGGCCCCTCTCTGGCTTGATGCTGAAACCGCACCGGGTATCGGGAACCTGACCCGCCACCTGCTCACCACTATGAACGCTGACGACGGCACCGTCTTTCGCCGCTTTGCGATTATGCGCGCCCGTGCCGCAAAACAGCGCTCAACTTGACGCATGACCCCATATCCGGTATCGGCAATCACGGCTTGCAAAGGCCCACGACGCGGGACGCTCGGAACAATGCGTCCTTTCACAACATGCGGACCGAAACCGCATTCATAGGACGTATATGACCAAGTTTACCGACCTGAACCTTGCGCCCAAGGTTCTCAAAGCTGTAGCCGAAACAGGCTATGATACCCCCACACCCATTCAGGCAGGTGCAATTGCCCCAGCGCTGGAAGGCCGCGATGTTTTAGGCATCGCACAGACGGGCACCGGCAAAACTGCCGCCTTCACCTTGCCGATGATCACGCTTTTGGGCCGTGGCCGGGCACGGGCACGGATGCCGCGTTCGCTGGTACTGGCCCCAACGCGGGAACTGGCCGCTCAAGTGGCCGAGAATTTTGACGCCTACGCCAAATACACGAAACTGTCGCGTGCCCTGCTGATTGGCGGGACCAGCTTCAAGGATCAGGACATGATCATCGACAAGGGCGTCGACGTGCTAATCGCCACGCCAGGTCGTCTGCTGGACCATCTGGAGCGCGGCAAGCTGATCCTGACAGATGTAAAAATCATGGTGGTGGATGAGGCCGACCGCATGCTTGATATGGGATTCATCCCCGATATCGAGGAAATCTTCAAACGCACGCCATTTACCCGCCAAACCCTGTTCTTCTCGGCAACCATGGCACCAGAGATTGAGCGGATCACCAACACGTTCCTCTCCAACCCGGCCAAGATCGAAGTGGCCCGTGCCGCGACGACAAACACCAACATCAAGCAAGGTGTTGTCCAGTTCAAAGGATCATCCAAACCCAAAGAACCATCAGAAAAGCGCGCGCTGCTGCGCAAACTAATTGATGCTGAAGGCGAGGCCTGCACCAACGCGATCATCTTCTGCAACCGCAAGTCGGACGTCGATATCGTCGCCAAATCCCTGAACAAATACGGATATAACGCCGCCCCGATCCATGGCGATCTGGACCAATCCCACCGGACGCGCACGCTGGAAAGCTTCCGCGATGACAAGCTGCGGTTTCTTGTGGCCTCTGACGTGGCGGCGCGCGGTCTGGACATTCCGGCGGTAACACACGTCTTTAACTTCGACGTGCCCAGCCATGCCGAAGATTACGTACACCGCATCGGGCGCACAGGTCGCGCTGGACGCACGGGTACGGCGATCATGATCTGCGTGCCACGGGACGAAAAGAACCTCGAAGACGTTGAACGTCTGGTCAAGGAAACGATCCCGCGTTTAGAGGTGCCGGGTGGCGAAGCGGACCCTGCCAAAGCAGCGACCGAAAAGACCGAAGACAAACCCAAGCGGACCCGCAGCCGACGCAAAAAGGATGATGCGCCTGAAGCGAAAACGGATAGCCCGCGAACCGATGACGCAGACAAGACAAAGCCTGAGGCAAAGGCCGATGAAAAGCCACGTCAGGAGCGATCCCGCAGCGGGCGCGTCAAAGATCGGCGCGACAATGGACCCAAGGTTGTCGGCATGGGTGATGAGCCACCTGCTTTCATCGCGATGAGTTTTGCCGAGCGGGCGAAGGGGTAGTTACCGCCTATCAGGCACCCTGTCGTTATCCCTGTATCCGCGTCCGGCAGATACCTGCAGACATTAAGTCGGGCAGGAAATCCGAATAACGTTCTCTGACAGCAAACGCACCCCTGCCTGTGTGATCTTCACACCTTTGCGCTCGTCAATGATGCGATACCCTTGCGGACACAATCGGCGGGCAAAACTATCGCGTTGCGGGGCGTAGGACCTGGTGCCAACGGGATCTGCATAGTGCGTAACACTAAATTCATAAACGTTGTTGCCGCCCTGCGTTCCCACAAGGTTCTGGGAAGGATCAGTCATCATGCAGCCAGACAGAGCCATAGCGGCCAATACTGATGGAATAGATTTGCAGATCATCATCATTCACCTTGGTCATTTCATTGCTGCCATGATGATAGACAAAGCAAACCGGCAAAACTGTGACGATAGGATGTCTAGGGTCTTTGCCCTAACCCAGCCGTGACACAATCACCGTCACCTCGGGCTTCTTCCCGATCTCAGCTTGTGCCGACCGTCGTGCAATCGACTTCAACTCTTTTTCCAGCTTTACATCATCGCGCAGTGTCTTGGCATCGGCACGGTTCACAAACTGGCTCAGGTCTTCTTCGACAACATCAACAAGCGCTGCGTTGTTGCGCCCGGTCTCGGCCAGTCCATTCGTCTCAACCCACGGATCGCCAAGTGGCTCATCATTTTCATCAATGATCAGAGTCACAATCAGATGCCCGTTCAGCGCCATGCGGATGCGGTTTCGCACCACGCCATCCAGCGCACCGACCTGCACCGAGCCATCAAGGTAGGTTCGCCCGGTCTCGATATACTCTGTCACCGTTGGTTGGTTGCGAGACAGGTCGATCATCATGCCATTGATCGCCAATATCCCGGACAGACCGGATGCCTCGCCCAGCTTCACATGCTCGCGCAGGTGCCGGTGTTCGCCATGCATCGGGATCAGGACTTGTGGTTTGACGATCTGGTGAAGCCGCTCCAGATCGGGCCGGTTGGCATGGCCGGATACGTGATACTTGCCGCCCGCGTCATCGACCACATCAACGCCCAGCTCAGAGAGCTGGTTCATGATACGGATCACACCGCGTTCATTGCCGGGAATGGTTTTCGACGAAAACAGGAACGTGTCCCCGTCAGTCAACTTGATCCCCATATAGTTGCCCTGCGCCAGTTGCGCCGAGGCGGCGCGGCGTTCGCCCTGTGACCCGGTGACCAGCAGCATCACGTTTTCGCGCGGCATTTGTAGCGCGTCTTCGGGCGAGACCACGGATGGAAACCCTTTGAGAATACCTACGTCGGTTGCCGCTTCAACCATCCGGCGCATCGCACGACCCAAGAGTACGACCGAGCGCTCGGCCTTTTGCGCCGCAATCGCCAGTGTCTTCAACCGCGCGATGTTGGATGCAAATGTGGTCGCCACGACCATGCCCTTTGCCTCTTTCATCATCTCGGCAATCGCATCACCGATCGAGGCTTCGGACCGCCCCGGATCGCGCGAAAACACGTTGGTGCTGTCGCACACCAGCGCCTTGACGCCATCCTTTGACACTTCTTCCCAGAGCGTCTCATTCCACGGATCACCCACCACCGGGGTTTCGTCGATCTTGAAGTCGCCAGAGTGCAGCACGCGCCCCTCAGGCGTGTCGATCAACAAACCCGCGCTTTCGGGAATGGAATGGCTGATCGGCAGGTAAGACACTGTCATCGGCCCACATGCGATCATCTCAGGGTACGGTTGCACGACCTTCACGACGCTTTCGGGGTGTCCATGCTCGTCCAGCTTGCGGCGCGCGATATTCGCTGTGAAGGGGCGGGCGTAGACGGGTGCGCCCAGTTGTTCCCAGTAATGCCCGATGGCCCCAACATGGTCTTCATGCGCATGCGTGATAAAGATGCCGTCAATCTGTGCCTTACGCTCGCGCAGCCATGCGATATCGGGCAGGATCAAATCAACCCCCGGTGTGCCGTCCATGTCAGGGAAGGTCACGCCCAGATCGACAACAATCAGCCGCTCTTTGCCCGGTTTGCCGTATCCATAGACATAGGCATTCATGCCGATTTCACCGGCACCTCCAAGAGGCAGATAGATCAGGCGGTCGCTCATGCGGTGTCCTTGTTGTATTGGTGGATGACGGTCAGACCGTGCATCGTCAGATCATCTTCAAAAGCATCAAACAGCGGTTCAGACTGTTGGAACAAAGGCGCCAGACCACCGGTCGAGATGACCTGCATGGGCACGCCCCGCTCTGCTTTGATCCGCGCGCATATCTCACGCACCAATCCGATGTAACCCCAAAAGACGCCTGACTGCATACAGGCCACCGTATTGGTGCCCACAACAGCCTGTGGCTTGGTGATATCGACATGTGGCAGAGCGGCGGCGGCGCTGTGCAACGCCTCTAACGACAGGTTCACGCCCGGTGCGATGACACCACCGACATAGGCGCCGTCGTCGGCCACAACATCAAAGGTGGTGGCGGTCCCGAAATCGACGACGATCAGGTTGCCGCCATGCCGGTCAAAGGCCCCAGCCGTGTTCACCAACCGGTCCGGGCCTACTTGCGTGCCTTCGTCAACGCGGGGCTCGGCTGGCAGGCGACAGTCGGGTTTGCCCACCACCATCGGGCGGCAGTTGTAATAGCGGTCCGCAAAAACACGCAGGTTGAATACCACACGCGGCACCGTGGAACTGACGATGACTTCGGTAATGACCACATCCAGCTTTTGAAACCGCATCAATGTCGACAACCAGACATAGTACTGATCTGCTGTGCGCTGCCACTCGGTGCTGGTACGCCATGTGGCGACAAACTCTTTGCCGTCCCAGATAGAAAACACGGTATTGGTGTTACCGCAATCGATGGCGAGAAGCATGTGTCGCCTCCTTCTTTAGAAAAATACGTCCGCTGCCGGGATCGCGCGTGGGCCGGTGCCCGTGATCAGCACCAGATTGCCGTCGCTGTCGATACTGTCGAAGATGCCGGTGATATCCTCGCGGCCGGTATTGGCAGTGATGACCTCACCCAAACGCGCCGCATTTGCCATCCAGTCATCACGGATGCGGTCAAAGCCCAGGCGCATCAGCTTGGCCTCTTGCGTGGCATAGGCATCAGCGAGGGTTGAAAGAAAGTCTTTGGGCGTGACGTCCTCGCCACCCGCGTCGGCCAGGCTGATCGGCGCAAAGCTCGCGCCTGTCACGCCTTCTGGCGTGTGCCGCAGATTCACACCAATCCCGATCGACAGCCAATCGACGAAAGGCCCCTGCCCGCTGCTTTCCAACAGAATGCCCGCAACCTTGCCGCCAGAAAGCAGCACATCATTCGGCCATTTCAGCGACAGTTTCTCGGCTGGTACGTAAATCGCCAGCGCCTGAAACAGCGCATTGGCTGCAAGGAAAGAGCGCTTGGAGGCTTCCGCCGCCGTCGCCTCGGGCCGGAAGATCAGCGTGGCGTTCAGGTTGCCCGCGGGCACCACCCATTTGCGCCCGCGCCGTCCGCGCGCCGCGGTCTGAGTTTTAGCCATGATCCATGTAGGCCGTTCAATATCAGGCGCACGCCGCGCGGCCTCGGCCATGGTGCTGTCTACTGTGTCCAGCACGATCCGGGCGTAGCCTTCCGGCCACGGCCCATGTCCTGAACCGTCAGTTGACAAGCGTCGCCGCCGCGGCCGCCGCGATTGGTTCAATACCAAAGAGGTTCACAACGCCAAACAGCATCACCGCCGCAGATCCCATCAGGAAGGTCCAAAGGACAGGGTTCATCTTGCTGTCGAGTTGTTCGCCCTCTTCCCCGAAGTACATGAAGTAAACGATGCGCAGGTAGTAGAAGGCACCAATAACGGAGGCGATCACACCGGCCACAGCCAGCCATGCCAACCCGCCATCGTAGGCGGCGCGCAGCACGTAGAACTTGCCAAAGAAGCCAACCATTGGCGGTACGCCCGCAAGGCTGAACAGCAGCACCAGCATGGCCAGCGCGCGCAGCGGTTGGCGCTTGGAATACATCCGCAGGCTGTCGATATCAGTGACAGGCCGCCCGTCCCGCTCCATCGACAGGATGAACGCAAAGGTGCCGATATTCATCGTCACATAGATCGCCATGTAGATCAGCATTGCCTGCACGCCGAAAGCGGTGCGGCGGCCAGCCCCATCAGGGCAAAGCCCATATGCGCGATGGAGGAATACGCCATCAGACGCTTGATGTTGCGCTGCCCGATTGCGGCAATGGCGCCCAAAAACATCGAGACCACGGCGAGGAAGGCCACGATCTGCTGCCAGTCGCCGACGATCCCGCCAAAAGCGTCATGCACAACGCGTGCAAATAGCGCCATCGCGGCCACTTTGGGCGCTGTCGCGAAGAAGGCTGTGACGGGTGTGGGCGAGCCTTCGTAGACGTCCGGTGTCCACATGTGGAACGGGGCGGCAGAAACTTTGAACGCAAAGCCTGCGATCAGGAACACAAGGCCAAAGAGCAAACCAAACGACGGATCGTTTGCGGTTGCCTCAATGATGCCAGCAAAGAGTGTGGTGCCAGCAAAGCCGTATGTCAGCGATGCGCCGTACAACAACAGACCCGAAGAAAGCGCGCCAAGCACGAAGTACTTCAAGCCCGCCTCAGTCGATTTTACGCTATCGCGGCGCAAGGATGCAACCACATAGAGCGACAGAGACTGCAGTTCGAGGCCCATATAGAGCGCCATCAAATCGCCTGCGGAGACCATCACCATCATGCCGACCACGGCGAGCGCCACAAGGATCGGATACTCGAACCGCAACAACCCTCGCTGCTGCATATAGCTTTCCGACATCAGCAAGACGGCTGCCGCAGAGATCAAGATCGTGATCTTGGCAAATCGCGCGAAACCATCATCCACGAACATCCCACCAAAGGCGATATTCGTTCCCTGCCCGTTAATCCCGATCCAGACCGCCAGCAGCACAAACAAACCCGACGTCGCCCAAGTGAGCAACGGCGCCATGCCGTCTTTGGTGGTATAGACCGCCGCCATCAATGCGCCCATGGCGTAAACCGCCAGCACAATCTCGGGCATCAGGATTTGGATATCAGCGCCAATCATTTCAGCGTTCCTTAATTCGAAGCAAACTGCGTGGCGGCCTCAAAGGTCGCCAGCGCGGTTTCATAGTTGCCGACCAGTGCGGACACGCTTGGGCCGATAATGTCGAGGACAAGGGCGGGATAGACGCCCAAGAGCAGTGTCATTGCGACGAGCGGCGCAAAGATCACCCGCTCGCGCGTGCCCATATCTGTGATCGTCTTCAGGCTTTCCTTGATCAGGTCACCAAAGACGACGCGGCGGTACAGCCACAGCGCATAAGCCGCCGACAGGATCACGCCAGAGGTCGCGAAGAGGGCGATCCATGTGTTCACCTGGAAAATACCCATCAGCACAAGGAATTCGCCAATGAAACCGGATGTGCCCGGCAGACCGACATTGGCCATTGTGAAGAACATGAAGATCAGCGCATAGGCAGGCATACGGTTCACGAGGCCACCATAGGCATCAATCTCGCGCGTATGCATGCGGTCGTAAATCACACCGACACACAGGAACAGCGCGCCAGAGATAAAGCCGTGGCTGATCATCTGGAAGATGGCACCGTCGATGCCCTGCTGGTTCACCGCAAAGATCCCCATCGTGACGTAGCCCATGTGGGCGACGGACGAATAGGCGATCAGCTTTTTCATATCTTCCTGCACCAGTGCGACCAGCGAGGTGTAGACAATCGCAATGGCTGACAGGGTCAGGACCAACGGCCCCATCACTTCGGACCCGACCGGGAACATCGGCAGGCTGAAGCGCAGGAAGCCATAGCCACCCATCTTCAACAGGATCGCCGCCAGTACCACGGACCCCGCAGTTGGCGCCTGCACGTGCGCATCCGGCAACCACGTGTGGACCGGCCACATGGGCATTTTCACAGCGAAGCTGGCAAAGAAAGCAAGCCACAGCAACGTCTGCATCCCGCCAACGATCTGCACGCCCAGCACGCTGAAGTTTTCCG is from Yoonia sp. GPGPB17 and encodes:
- a CDS encoding DEAD/DEAH box helicase translates to MTKFTDLNLAPKVLKAVAETGYDTPTPIQAGAIAPALEGRDVLGIAQTGTGKTAAFTLPMITLLGRGRARARMPRSLVLAPTRELAAQVAENFDAYAKYTKLSRALLIGGTSFKDQDMIIDKGVDVLIATPGRLLDHLERGKLILTDVKIMVVDEADRMLDMGFIPDIEEIFKRTPFTRQTLFFSATMAPEIERITNTFLSNPAKIEVARAATTNTNIKQGVVQFKGSSKPKEPSEKRALLRKLIDAEGEACTNAIIFCNRKSDVDIVAKSLNKYGYNAAPIHGDLDQSHRTRTLESFRDDKLRFLVASDVAARGLDIPAVTHVFNFDVPSHAEDYVHRIGRTGRAGRTGTAIMICVPRDEKNLEDVERLVKETIPRLEVPGGEADPAKAATEKTEDKPKRTRSRRKKDDAPEAKTDSPRTDDADKTKPEAKADEKPRQERSRSGRVKDRRDNGPKVVGMGDEPPAFIAMSFAERAKG
- a CDS encoding ribonuclease J; this translates as MSDRLIYLPLGGAGEIGMNAYVYGYGKPGKERLIVVDLGVTFPDMDGTPGVDLILPDIAWLRERKAQIDGIFITHAHEDHVGAIGHYWEQLGAPVYARPFTANIARRKLDEHGHPESVVKVVQPYPEMIACGPMTVSYLPISHSIPESAGLLIDTPEGRVLHSGDFKIDETPVVGDPWNETLWEEVSKDGVKALVCDSTNVFSRDPGRSEASIGDAIAEMMKEAKGMVVATTFASNIARLKTLAIAAQKAERSVVLLGRAMRRMVEAATDVGILKGFPSVVSPEDALQMPRENVMLLVTGSQGERRAASAQLAQGNYMGIKLTDGDTFLFSSKTIPGNERGVIRIMNQLSELGVDVVDDAGGKYHVSGHANRPDLERLHQIVKPQVLIPMHGEHRHLREHVKLGEASGLSGILAINGMMIDLSRNQPTVTEYIETGRTYLDGSVQVGALDGVVRNRIRMALNGHLIVTLIIDENDEPLGDPWVETNGLAETGRNNAALVDVVEEDLSQFVNRADAKTLRDDVKLEKELKSIARRSAQAEIGKKPEVTVIVSRLG
- a CDS encoding type III pantothenate kinase translates to MLLAIDCGNTNTVFSIWDGKEFVATWRTSTEWQRTADQYYVWLSTLMRFQKLDVVITEVIVSSTVPRVVFNLRVFADRYYNCRPMVVGKPDCRLPAEPRVDEGTQVGPDRLVNTAGAFDRHGGNLIVVDFGTATTFDVVADDGAYVGGVIAPGVNLSLEALHSAAAALPHVDITKPQAVVGTNTVACMQSGVFWGYIGLVREICARIKAERGVPMQVISTGGLAPLFQQSEPLFDAFEDDLTMHGLTVIHQYNKDTA
- a CDS encoding biotin--[acetyl-CoA-carboxylase] ligase, giving the protein MSTDGSGHGPWPEGYARIVLDTVDSTMAEAARRAPDIERPTWIMAKTQTAARGRRGRKWVVPAGNLNATLIFRPEATAAEASKRSFLAANALFQALAIYVPAEKLSLKWPNDVLLSGGKVAGILLESSGQGPFVDWLSIGIGVNLRHTPEGVTGASFAPISLADAGGEDVTPKDFLSTLADAYATQEAKLMRLGFDRIRDDWMANAARLGEVITANTGREDITGIFDSIDSDGNLVLITGTGPRAIPAADVFF
- a CDS encoding NADH-quinone oxidoreductase subunit M, which encodes MGNILSLTTFLPLLGAVILALFLRGDDAAAQRNAKWVALVTTVVTFICSLFILTNSNPADTGFQMVETREWLLGLQYKMGVDGISILFVMLTTFLMPLVIAACWDVKSRVKEYMIAFLILETLMLGVFLALDLVLFYLFFEAGLIPMFLIIGIWGGKNRIYASFKFFLYTFLGSVLMLVAMVAMFADAGTTDIPTLMTHTFGTENFSVLGVQIVGGMQTLLWLAFFASFAVKMPMWPVHTWLPDAHVQAPTAGSVVLAAILLKMGGYGFLRFSLPMFPVGSEVMGPLVLTLSAIAIVYTSLVALVQEDMKKLIAYSSVAHMGYVTMGIFAVNQQGIDGAIFQMISHGFISGALFLCVGVIYDRMHTREIDAYGGLVNRMPAYALIFMFFTMANVGLPGTSGFIGEFLVLMGIFQVNTWIALFATSGVILSAAYALWLYRRVVFGDLIKESLKTITDMGTRERVIFAPLVAMTLLLGVYPALVLDIIGPSVSALVGNYETALATFEAATQFASN